The following DNA comes from Spirulina major PCC 6313.
AGGCGTGGCGGCCACCACGGGTGTCATGGAGGGCGACGATGCTGCCGGGGCTGAGGTGCGATCGCCACGCTTCCCAATCTCCTTTTAAACCCTCGTAGGAATGATCCCCATCGACAAACAGAAAATCCACCGGTGGGAGATCCTGGGCCGCTTCCACCCCGGTTTTCTGCACCCAAATGACGCGACCGGCGGCGCGTTGGCTCACTTCCCGCCGGGCGATCCACTGGTGAAAATTAATCCCCAACTTGCCGGGAAAATAGGGGTCAATGGCGTAATACACCCCCGCCGGACTCATCACCTGGGTTAAGTCTCGCGCCGTCACCCCTTCATGCACCCCGATTTCGGCTAAACAGGTTTTTTGGGTGGCCAGTTCCACCAGGGCAGCCCGTTCGGCGGCGGACGTTTCAGTGTGGGCGCGGCGAAGTCCTAATTGATAGCGAACCCAATTGAGAGAGGAGCGATTTTCAAACATTGTGACCGTCACGGGTGAATCTGAGGCATGGGGGTGAATGGCCCTGGCCACATCGACGATATCACACCCAATTGATCCCATCTCGCCCTCGCTACACTTGGGCGACGAGTTCCCCCAGGCGTTGGCGGAGGGTGGTGAGGCCGATGCGATCGCGGGCGGCAATATACACCGCATCAGGATAGAGGGTTTGGGCTGTTTCAAGGGTATCACTCCCCACCTGATCGAGCTTGTTAAAGGCGATCAAGCTCGGCCCCGGTACGATTTCCATTTCAGCCAAAATCCCCTCCACGGCGTTGATCTGATTCTGCCAGGCCGGATGGGACAGATCCACCACATGGAGCAGCACATCAGCTTCGGTGACTTCTTCGAGGGTGGCACGAAAGGCATCAATTAACGACGGGGGCAGTTCGTGGATAAAACCCACGGTGTCGGTGAGGAGGATGGTTTGGATGTGGTGGCTGTCGGGGTCTTCGAGAATGAGGCGGCGGGTGGTGGGGTCGAGGGTGGCGAAGAGTTGGTCAGCGGTATAGACTTCGGCGTTGGTGAGGGTGTTGATCAGGGTGGATTTACCGGCGTTGGTGTAGCCGACGATCGCAACGGTGGCGATTTCTCGCTGTTGGCGTTGGTGGCGCATCCGGGAGCGGTGGGCTTGGAGTTGGGTGACTTCTTTTTGTAAGCGGGTAAGGCGGCGTTGGATTGTGCGGCGTTCGGTTTCGAGCTTAGTTTCACCGGGGCCTCTTGTCCCGATTCCGCCCCCTAAGCGGGACATGGCTTGACCGCGCCCGGTGAGGCGGGGTAGTTGATATTCCAGTTGAGCGAGTTCCACCTGTAGTTTCCCGGCTTGGGATTGGGCCCGCTGGGCGAAGATATCGAGGATCACTTCGGTGCGATCGACAATGCGCACGCCGATTTGTTTTTCAAGGTTGCGGCCTTGGGCGGGGGACAGATCCCGGTCAAAGACAATTAAGGTTGCGCCGAGGGTTTGGGTGGCGATCGC
Coding sequences within:
- a CDS encoding class I SAM-dependent methyltransferase; amino-acid sequence: MGSIGCDIVDVARAIHPHASDSPVTVTMFENRSSLNWVRYQLGLRRAHTETSAAERAALVELATQKTCLAEIGVHEGVTARDLTQVMSPAGVYYAIDPYFPGKLGINFHQWIARREVSQRAAGRVIWVQKTGVEAAQDLPPVDFLFVDGDHSYEGLKGDWEAWRSHLSPGSIVALHDTRGGRHACQHYMEAVICPDPEFRCVCEVESLTVFERIAPPSPA
- the hflX gene encoding GTPase HflX; the encoded protein is MDTIYGSTQGLKSSHIKQLRRLYQQRLPQDCLTTADFAQRLAAISTEIRQPLCAYVNRRGQVIRVGIGSPRQTQIPPSELPRYGAERLCGIRCVATSLKDTPPSEEHLTAMVVQRLDALVELTLTGDGFERRGGGVTGYVEAAYVAHLLPQPDGDPWAVSAATRIEDLAEQDFLDLVEGLEAEFEREFTAQQVDSDHDRVVLIGLDTGDGGQTVEDRLAELGRLIDTAGGDVLETIIQKRARPHPQTVVGAGKVQEIAIATQTLGATLIVFDRDLSPAQGRNLEKQIGVRIVDRTEVILDIFAQRAQSQAGKLQVELAQLEYQLPRLTGRGQAMSRLGGGIGTRGPGETKLETERRTIQRRLTRLQKEVTQLQAHRSRMRHQRQQREIATVAIVGYTNAGKSTLINTLTNAEVYTADQLFATLDPTTRRLILEDPDSHHIQTILLTDTVGFIHELPPSLIDAFRATLEEVTEADVLLHVVDLSHPAWQNQINAVEGILAEMEIVPGPSLIAFNKLDQVGSDTLETAQTLYPDAVYIAARDRIGLTTLRQRLGELVAQV